The sequence CCTTTCGCGCCATTGGCGCGAGCAAGTCCAGATCGCGCTCGACCAGGGCGTTCTTGGTCACGATACTGACCGGCTGGTTGCATTCGTTCGCCACTTGCAGAATCGCGCGCGTGATGTTCCAGTCGCGCTCCGCCGGCTGGTAGGGATCGGTGTTGGCGCCGATCGATATGGTCTCGCAACGATAGCCGGGACGCGCGAGCTCCACCCGCAGCAGCTCCGCGGCATTGACCTTTGCGAAAATCCGCGTTTCAAAGTCCAGCCCCGGCGAAAGATTCAGATAGGCGTGCGTCGGCCGGGCATAGCAATAGATGCAGCCGTGCTCGCAGCCCCGATAGGGGTTGATCGAGTAAGTGAAAGGAATGTCGGGCGAGTCATTTCTGGAGAGGATGCTGCTCGCCCGTTCCGCGGTGACGATGGTTCTGGGCCGTCCCCGCTGTTCCGTGTCCGGGACGCCCCACCCGTCGTCGACCGCCTCGCGCACCCCGCGCTCGAAGCGGCCCTCGGGGTTCAGAGCGGCGCCTCTGCCCTTGTGCAGGTCGCCGTAGTCGCCTGTGACGGTCTTGAGCGGCATACTGGGTATTTAACCAGTAAGCCGCAGGAAAGAAAAGCGCCGGCGCGAGCGTGCCCAATCCCTGCTGCCAGGCGAGCCATGGATGCGCTCCCGGCAAAGTGCCTCGTGTGGCGCTTCGAACGTTGCGCCTACTCCAGGTCCATCATGCGCAGCGCGGCCTTGAACAACTCGGATTGCGGGTCCGCCAGTCGGTCCAGGATGCTGAAATGATGGTCGCTCGGGCAGGGGATGTCCGCGCCGATCACTTTGCGCCACGACTGCGCGATGATGCGATGCTGGTCCTTGAACCCACCGATCTCCTGCCCTCCGACCGAGATGTAGAGAGGAGCATTGGTCGGCGGCGTCATCAACGCAGGACTCAGCTTCACGGCGGACTCTTCCGTCAATCTCAGATCGACGTTGAGGAACGGCACCTTCGTGAGCGGGCGCAGATCGTAGAGCCCGCTGACCGACAGCCCACCCTGAAACACCTTCTGCGGCAGACCCGGCGCTGCCAGTTTCCACAGGCAGGCGAGCGCCATCGCCGTCAGGTGTCCGCCGGCCGAATGCCCGGCGACGAACATGCGCTTGCGCGGCGCCTCGAAGTCGGCCGCGTTCTTGTACAAGAAGCTGCCCGCTGCGATCGTCTGCTTGACGATGTGCTCTATCGTCACGTTGGGACACAACGAGTAGTTGATCGCCGCGACCGTCACGCCCGCATTGACAAAGGGCACCGCGACGAAGGAATGGT comes from Burkholderiales bacterium and encodes:
- a CDS encoding PA0069 family radical SAM protein, producing MPLKTVTGDYGDLHKGRGAALNPEGRFERGVREAVDDGWGVPDTEQRGRPRTIVTAERASSILSRNDSPDIPFTYSINPYRGCEHGCIYCYARPTHAYLNLSPGLDFETRIFAKVNAAELLRVELARPGYRCETISIGANTDPYQPAERDWNITRAILQVANECNQPVSIVTKNALVERDLDLLAPMARKGLAAVFVSVTTLDHEIARRMEPRASAPARRIEAIRNLSRAAVPVGVMVAPVIPFLTDSELERILQAAQDAGATQAGYILLRLPFEVRDLFKDWLKRHFPLKAAHVMSRVRAMRNGRENDPEFGSRMRGSGEFAELLRLRFQKACKRLGLNRSRRLLDCSQFKPPRLDGQLDLF
- a CDS encoding alpha/beta hydrolase: MDNDTAYLESLYNNRAAVPDFQSYFDRWAEKSAEARRLLNCEIDVPYGDDIMETMDVFLPKGESRAILMFIHGGYWRSLDKKDHSFVAVPFVNAGVTVAAINYSLCPNVTIEHIVKQTIAAGSFLYKNAADFEAPRKRMFVAGHSAGGHLTAMALACLWKLAAPGLPQKVFQGGLSVSGLYDLRPLTKVPFLNVDLRLTEESAVKLSPALMTPPTNAPLYISVGGQEIGGFKDQHRIIAQSWRKVIGADIPCPSDHHFSILDRLADPQSELFKAALRMMDLE